Sequence from the Spirochaetota bacterium genome:
TCAACGTATTAATTATTATAGTGGGAGCTTTAAACATAGGTAATGTGTATTTAATATGCAATGAATGAAAAATATAATTACATATTGATAATAGCTGGGATAATAGCGATACTATACATTTTCTTTCGCTTCATTATCCCGCTATTGTTTAAATTATTTGTAACTATTGTAAGCTTTGTTATGTATGGTATTGCTATTGCGGTTTCAATTGCTATAGTGATTCTTATCATTGGATATATAGCCCGTATCTATAAAACTCGCAATCAATAAAATAGTTGACGTATTGATTACATTTAAAACCCTAAACTTGTTTTTAAATCGTGGTAATCCAAAATGAGTTGGACTTTGGAGTGATATGGTGAAAGAGAAGATAAAAATCTGGTTAAGTAAAGCTAATGATATAGTGCACATATATATTCATGATGTACGTACCTGGTTTTATGGTATACTTGCTGTTTCAATTATAGGTGGGTTGTTGTTTGGATATGTTGTAGCTCAGGTGCACAATTGTTTAGGGATTGATAATCTGAAACGGTTTCAGCCAAGTGTTCCAACAAAATTATATGATGTAAATGGTGAATTGATTGCAGAACTTTTCCAGGAAAAGCGTGATTTAGTTTCCTTTGAAGAACTTCCCAAAACGCTTATTAAAGCATTTGTTGCCACAGAGGATCAGGATTTTTACTCACATATCGGTATAAGCCCTTTGGCTATGGCACGTGCAATGGTTAAAAATATACTGTCTTTCAAGATAGTGCAGGGTGGCTCTACAATTACTCAACAGCTTGCAAAACGCCTCTTTACCTCAGGCGAAAGAACATTCACTCGAAAAGCACTTGAACTTGTATTGACATTGCAAATTGAAAAACGTTTTACAAAAGATGAAATCTTGGAAATGTATTTTAACCAGATTTATCTGGGTCATGGATGTTATGGCATTGCATCAGCTGCAGAATTATTTTTTAATAAAGAAGTACGTTTTTTGAGCCTTGTTGAAGGAAGTGTACTTGCTGCGTTGCCTTCTGCACCTGGCAGATATTCACCTTTCATGAATACACGAAATGCATACTATAAAAACCAGGATATTTTAAACAGGATGGTTGATTGTGGTTTTTTGACAAAGGAGAAAGCTGAAGCAGTTTATGCTTCATTTTGGCCACACTATGTTGATGCAATAAAAACAGAATTTCCAACAAAGACAGCATATTCAAAAATTATTGATAACGCACCTTTTTTTACCGATTACGTTCGTCAGATTTTAATTTCTCGTTATGGCAAGGATGTAGTATATAATGAGGGTCTTCAGGTATACACTACATTAAATCTTAAACGTCAGCGTGCAGGTGAAAAATATCTTGTAGAGGGGTTAATAAAGCAAAACGAAATATCAACAAAGGCAAACCAGTATATGTCTGGAGCTGTCGATAGGGGATTGTTTTCTGTATACCAGCAGTTAGGGCTACTTTTCAATCTGCCCAGAGTTATAGTGAAAAGTGATACTGAGACTATCTTTAAAAAATTTATGGTGGATAACCTTCTGGATGAAATGGAACTTGTATCATTACTATGCAATGCAGATGCTTTGCATAGTGATATAGAAAAATTTCATATAGTTACCAGCGGAATTTCAACATCATTAAAGGTTGAAGGAGCACTGATTGCTGTTGAGCCAAAGACTGGCTATATTACCACAATGATTGGCGGTTCTGAATTTGCAGTAAGCAATCAGTATAACAGGGCAATACAGGCACGACGTCAGCCTGGTTCAGCATTTAAACCTTTTGTGTATGGGGCTGGTATTGAATCAAAGTTAATAAATGCAGCAATGGCGTTACCTGATGCACCTATTGTGGATATTGATGCGCAGGGAAGTACCTGGAGTCCGGACAACTATGAAGGTGAATTCTCAGGAATGGTACATTTAAGAAGAGCTCTTGCAGCATCAATAAATGTTATTTCAGTGAGGATCTATGATATTATTGGTGCTGATACTATTATTGATTTTGCTTCAAGAGTATTGAAGGTTCCCCCAACACGGTTTCACCCTGGTCCTTCGCTTGCTTTAGGCAGCTCGGAAATTACTCCTTTTGAAATGGTAACTGGATATGCAATTTATGCTAACCGGGGCAGGGATGTTATTCCATTTGCAATACGGTATATTACAGACAGAGATGGCAATGAGATAGAAAACATTGAAGAAGATATTGGCAATATTATAGCTGCTAAAGAAGCTGATGGGTCTATACAGATAGTACCTGAGAATGTAAACTATGTGATGACGTCTATGCTGCAAAGTGTTGCTGAAAGTGGCACTCCTACAGAAGCGTTGCGTGTTGTAGCAAAATTTGATAAAAAATGTGCTGGAAAAACCGGAACCACTCAGAATTGGACTGATGCCTGGTTTTGCGGGTTTACACCTGATATTGCTGCAGTGGTTTGGGTTGGCTACGATAAGCCATTTATGTCATTGGGCAGGCATCAGGCTGGTGCAGCTGTGGCAGCCCCAATATGGGGCCACTATATGCGTGAAGTGTATAATGGTATGCCTGATCCGCAGTGGCCTTCCATGCCAAAGGATGTATTTTACGGTGCAACCTGCAAGTATTCTGGCTGTGCACCTGGCCCTAATTGCCATGAGCTTATTGGAGATTTAATGATCCCAGGTGGAACACCGCGGTGTGTGTGCAATGGCGTACATTACAAAATGAAATCTGTTTTTGAGCGGTACATGGAAAAGGAGGGTTTGAAATACGAAGAATAATTTTTTACTGCATGGACGTTCCTACCTATCTCATAAAAATAAAATATTTTATTCTTGATTTTATCATTTTGATGTGCTACTATTAATAGCTTGTAGGTTATATTATTTGCGGGTTAATCCATTTTTGAGGGTATCCTATGTTTAAAGTAGGTGATAAAATCGTATATCCTTTGCATGGTGTTGGCATTATAGAAGCTATTGAAAAAAAAGTAGTATTAAGTAAAAGGAATGAATTTTATATCATAACCATTATTAACAGTGGGATGAAAGTTATGATCCCCACTGAAAAAGCTGAGTCAATAGGTTTACGCAAGGTTATTTCTAAGAAGGATGTTACCAAGGTATTGAACCTGCTTAAGCAGTCCGATGTGGATACAGAAGATGACTGGAAAATACGGTATCAGAACAATGTTGATAAGATTAAAAGTGGTTCCATTTTTGCAGTGGCAGAAGTTGCACGGGATCTGTATAAGCGGGGTAAGGACAAGGAGCTTTCTATAATGGAACGAAAATTATACGAAAATGCCTACCAACTCATGATACATGAGATAGCCCTGGCAAAGGATATCGATGTTGATGAAGCCGGGAATTTAGTTTCGGAAGCACTATCCTCGTAAGTTGCCTGCTGTAATATAACCTGATTTAGTTTACTCAAATATGTATTATTTTGCATCGATGCGATAGTATATGTATTATATATATATATTGAGTTTTTGTTTTATAATAAAAATAAATAAAAGGAGTTTTTGAGTTATGATAGCTATTATACGGACGCTATTTATTATTACGTCGGCACTATTCTCAGGGTTGTTTTTTCTTCAGTATTCATTACAGGCAGCAATCATTGCCGCACTTGTAGCATCTGTGGCAGCGCTGGTATTTATTATTGCAGTTGAGTATATTTCACATACCATTTCAACCCGAATGATTATAGCTGCACTGGTTGGAGTATTCATAGGACTGATATTTGCCCATCTTTTGGTTATAGCATTTGTTTCAATTCCACTCAACTTACAGCCAACCACTGTTCAACTCATCAGTGCAATCATTTACCATATAGTTGGGTATGCAAGCGTATTGTTCTTTGTTATTAATTGTGATGACATTGCAATTTTTGATACGATAGTTCCTGTTAAACGGGAGGAAGGCCGTGATGGTGCTTCGTATAAAATACTTGATACCAGCGTAATCATTGACGGAAGGATATCTGATATATGCGATACTGGATTTATTGAAGGCATTTTAGTTATCCCTAACTTTGTATTGAATGAACTGCAAATGATAGCCGATTCAGCTGATTCAATCAAACGGAATAGGGGGCGAAGGGGCCTTGATATTTTAAACAAGATGCAGAAAGATCAGCGTATTCTAGTTAAGATTTCGGATGTTGATTTTCCCGAAGTTAATGAGGTAGATGCTAAATTAGTCAAACTGGCAAAGCTCATGAATGCAAAAATTATTACCAATGATTTCAATCTCAATAAAGTTGCTGAATTCCACGGAGTAAAGGTACTCAATATAAATCAACTTTCCAATGCACTCAAGCCTATAGTACTGCCAGGCGAAGAGATGTCGGTTTCCCTTATTAAGGAAGGGAAGGACCCCAATCAGGCAATAGGTTACCTGGATGATGGCACTATGGTTGTTGTGGAAAATGGTAGGTCACGGCTTAATTCCAATGTTGATGTAATTGTAACATCGGTTTTACAGACAACAGCAGGGAGAATGATATTTGCCAGGATCAAAGAAGACTGATGCTCAAATTGTTGCGTTGTGCGGAAGTCCGCATAGAAATGGCAATACTGCTACAATTCTCAAATTGCTTTTTAATGAGCTATCGGGTATAAAAAAAAAGATTTATAGTGCGTATGAACTGTATGTAAACCCCTGTACTGGATGCGGGTTTTGCAGCAGGGAATTTGGATGTATATTTAATGATGGGATGAATGAAATATACAAAGCAATACATCATTCACGCATACTCATCATTGCTTCGCCATTATACTTTTCACACCTGCCTTCACCATTAAAGTCCATAATTGACCGCTGTCAGGTTTTCTGGGAATACTATAACCGGGGCAATAAGCCTATGCACAATCAGTATGGTTTTGCACTGCTTATTGGTGGTGGGGATTATAGCAATATGTTTGTGCCATCTGTGATTACATTGCGACATTTTTTTAATTCACTTAACTATCGCTTTGATGAAAAAAAGTACCTGCTATTGCCCGCTATAAATAGCAAAAAAGATATAAAAAATGACGATATTAGTACAAGAATTAGTATTTTGGCCAATTATATAAAAGAACTGCTCTGATAAAAGAGGAAAGTATGAAATTATATGTTACCGTGACGTTTTCCTGTACTAATGAACAATTGGCATTATTTGTTAAAAAGGTTGTTGAATCAGGAAGTTTTATCCGCAGTATAAACTATATTTCATCTGATGGTAATGTTTCTACATTTAAAGCTGACCTGATGTATTCTGACAGGAAGTTATTTAAAGATAAAATATTAAGCTGGCTGTCAAAGGAACTGACTTTAATTGATTGCAGTGATATTATGTCCAAAGGAATTGATGGTGGATTATTAAAAGTTGCCAGTAAAATTCCATTTGATTCGGCAAGCGAATTTGAGGGTAAAATTCTTGGCTATATTGAAATTATGAAAGACAATTATATTACTGCTGAAACTTCTCAGTATACTGGTATGTACCGCAATTGTGGTATGATTATTCTAACAGAAAATCATAAAGAAATACAGCCCCAGGAAATATACCACTATATACTGATAGAAAGAGACTCGCTGTTATTAAACCATTGCAGCGCACTGAATCCACAACCACTTCTTGTGCGTTATTCTACAAAAGAAGACATACTGAAGTTAGTTGATGCTTTAGCACATAATTATGCAATAATGCGGATTGCTATCCCGGATACGTTTCAGGATATTTCGTTGTTTCAAAGATTAAATGAAATAAAAACTTTGATAATAAGCAGGGAGTATGATGAAATACCGCTGTACTGCCTTACTAAAGTTATGAGCATATTGAAACGTCATCATATTTCACTTGCTGATTCTGTGATAGGTATTATTGGCATAACAACATCATCTCTGAGATTTGCCAGATTATTGTATAATATTGGCTGTAGCAAGGTTTTAGGGTTTGATACTAATGAAACTAATTTGTACCATTTTGAAAAGGAACGTGGGATTGCCACTAACACGGATAATGTGTTTGAAAATGCAGATGTTGTGGTGTGTATTGCAGATAGTTGTCCCAGTGAAGAATTTTATAAGTTAACGAAAGGTCAGATTCTGTTAATTAATCCAAACATTAATTATGATATACTGGTATTTCAGGAAAGGG
This genomic interval carries:
- a CDS encoding PBP1A family penicillin-binding protein codes for the protein MKEKIKIWLSKANDIVHIYIHDVRTWFYGILAVSIIGGLLFGYVVAQVHNCLGIDNLKRFQPSVPTKLYDVNGELIAELFQEKRDLVSFEELPKTLIKAFVATEDQDFYSHIGISPLAMARAMVKNILSFKIVQGGSTITQQLAKRLFTSGERTFTRKALELVLTLQIEKRFTKDEILEMYFNQIYLGHGCYGIASAAELFFNKEVRFLSLVEGSVLAALPSAPGRYSPFMNTRNAYYKNQDILNRMVDCGFLTKEKAEAVYASFWPHYVDAIKTEFPTKTAYSKIIDNAPFFTDYVRQILISRYGKDVVYNEGLQVYTTLNLKRQRAGEKYLVEGLIKQNEISTKANQYMSGAVDRGLFSVYQQLGLLFNLPRVIVKSDTETIFKKFMVDNLLDEMELVSLLCNADALHSDIEKFHIVTSGISTSLKVEGALIAVEPKTGYITTMIGGSEFAVSNQYNRAIQARRQPGSAFKPFVYGAGIESKLINAAMALPDAPIVDIDAQGSTWSPDNYEGEFSGMVHLRRALAASINVISVRIYDIIGADTIIDFASRVLKVPPTRFHPGPSLALGSSEITPFEMVTGYAIYANRGRDVIPFAIRYITDRDGNEIENIEEDIGNIIAAKEADGSIQIVPENVNYVMTSMLQSVAESGTPTEALRVVAKFDKKCAGKTGTTQNWTDAWFCGFTPDIAAVVWVGYDKPFMSLGRHQAGAAVAAPIWGHYMREVYNGMPDPQWPSMPKDVFYGATCKYSGCAPGPNCHELIGDLMIPGGTPRCVCNGVHYKMKSVFERYMEKEGLKYEE
- a CDS encoding transcriptional regulator, which encodes MFKVGDKIVYPLHGVGIIEAIEKKVVLSKRNEFYIITIINSGMKVMIPTEKAESIGLRKVISKKDVTKVLNLLKQSDVDTEDDWKIRYQNNVDKIKSGSIFAVAEVARDLYKRGKDKELSIMERKLYENAYQLMIHEIALAKDIDVDEAGNLVSEALSS
- a CDS encoding PIN domain nuclease, with the protein product MIAIIRTLFIITSALFSGLFFLQYSLQAAIIAALVASVAALVFIIAVEYISHTISTRMIIAALVGVFIGLIFAHLLVIAFVSIPLNLQPTTVQLISAIIYHIVGYASVLFFVINCDDIAIFDTIVPVKREEGRDGASYKILDTSVIIDGRISDICDTGFIEGILVIPNFVLNELQMIADSADSIKRNRGRRGLDILNKMQKDQRILVKISDVDFPEVNEVDAKLVKLAKLMNAKIITNDFNLNKVAEFHGVKVLNINQLSNALKPIVLPGEEMSVSLIKEGKDPNQAIGYLDDGTMVVVENGRSRLNSNVDVIVTSVLQTTAGRMIFARIKED
- a CDS encoding flavodoxin family protein, with the translated sequence MPGSKKTDAQIVALCGSPHRNGNTATILKLLFNELSGIKKKIYSAYELYVNPCTGCGFCSREFGCIFNDGMNEIYKAIHHSRILIIASPLYFSHLPSPLKSIIDRCQVFWEYYNRGNKPMHNQYGFALLIGGGDYSNMFVPSVITLRHFFNSLNYRFDEKKYLLLPAINSKKDIKNDDISTRISILANYIKELL